The Cohaesibacter intestini genomic interval TGCAGAGGCTGCCTGCGCAGACAGGGCCACCATGACAGCGGCAGTGGTTGCAAGTAGTTTCGACATGGATTTCATGAAAATCCTCCCTTTCATGTCAGTTTGCGAAGCCAAAGAAATGTGGAACGGCGGTGCTGATGGCGGGCACGAAGATGACCAGCGCCAGCACAATGAGTTCCGCGAGAAGAAGAGGTAAGACTGCCTTGAACAGGCCTTCGATACGAAGCTTGCCAACAGTGGCGATAACGAAGAGCACCGGGCCCACGGGTGGGGTGATCATGCCGATCGTCAGGTTGAGCACCAGCATCATGCCGAATTGGAGCGGATCGATCCCGGCGCTGTAGGCGATGGGTCCCAAGATTGGGGTCAGAATGATCAGGGCTGGCAGGGTATCGATGAAGAAGCCGCAGATCAGCGCAAACAGTGCCAAAATGATCAGAATACCGATTTTGCTGTCTGTAACGGAGGCAATCAGCTTGGCCAGTTCCTGCGGGATCTGCAGATAGGTCAGAAGCCAAGCGAAAATCGACGCCATTGCCACAATCAAGAAGACAGAAGAGGTAATGACAGCGGCACGGGCAAAGGCCTTGTACAAGCCCTCAATCGAGAATGCCCGCATGACCAAGCCAAGCAGCAAGGCATAGGCCGAGGCAACGGCACCGGCTTCCGTTGGCGTGAAGACGCCAAGCAGAATGCCGCCAAGGATGATCGCTGGCATCACCAGAGCAGGGATCGCTTGAAAAATGCTGCTGAACAATTCGCTGCGGCTGGCCCGGTGATCGCGGCCCCGATAGCCATGTTTGGTTGAGACATAATGGTTGGCAATGGCAAGCGAGAGTCCCAACAACATGCCCGGAACGATCCCGGCAAGAAACAGCCCGGCGACTGTGACGCCATTGGTCGAGATGGCAAAAATTACCGCAAGGATTGATGGGGGAATGATCGGACCGATCGTTGCTGTGGCCGCAGACAAGGCGCCTGCATAGTTTTTCTCGTAGCCAGCTTCGCGCATCATCCGCATGACAATTGCTGAAGGCCCTGCTGCATCCGCCAGAGCGGATCCGCTGATCCCGGCAAACAACAT includes:
- a CDS encoding TRAP transporter large permease — its product is MASTLIILFFATLLLGVPVAFTMGIAGLTAIFVDGSINPLVAAQRLFSGIDSFPLMAVPFFILASELMTACGLTGALLRFANALVGHVRGGMGHVNILVSMLFAGISGSALADAAGPSAIVMRMMREAGYEKNYAGALSAATATIGPIIPPSILAVIFAISTNGVTVAGLFLAGIVPGMLLGLSLAIANHYVSTKHGYRGRDHRASRSELFSSIFQAIPALVMPAIILGGILLGVFTPTEAGAVASAYALLLGLVMRAFSIEGLYKAFARAAVITSSVFLIVAMASIFAWLLTYLQIPQELAKLIASVTDSKIGILIILALFALICGFFIDTLPALIILTPILGPIAYSAGIDPLQFGMMLVLNLTIGMITPPVGPVLFVIATVGKLRIEGLFKAVLPLLLAELIVLALVIFVPAISTAVPHFFGFAN